The following coding sequences lie in one Benincasa hispida cultivar B227 chromosome 6, ASM972705v1, whole genome shotgun sequence genomic window:
- the LOC120079610 gene encoding KH domain-containing protein HEN4, which translates to MAGQRNSYGKRNHSQSDYSENGGNKRRSHGEDRDQFVIDSEDTVYRYLCPVKKIGSVIGRGGEIVKQLRIDTKSKIRIGETVPGSDERVITIYSVSNEINSLEESSDYVSPAQEALFKIHDRVVADDLMDEDSEGGGHQVTARLLVPSDQIGCIIGKGGQIVQNIRTETGAQVRILKDDHLPRCALSSDELVQISGEPLIVKKALYQIASRLHDNPSRSQHLLASAIPGVYSSGGSLMAPTHGAPIMGLAPLVSPYGGYKGDSGNWSRSLYSAPREDLSSKEFSLRLICPTENIGGVIGKGGAIINQIRQETKAAIKVDSSATEGDDCLINISSKEFFEDSYSPTLEAALRLQPRCSEKVERDSGIISFTTRLLVPTSRIGCLIGKGGAIITELRRLTKANIRILSKENLPKVALEDDEMVQISGDIDVAKEALVHIVTRLRANLFDREGALSAVLPVLPYLPLSADGSDSLSYDGREGKRHGRGHSYSSGYGGFSDLAGGDGYGSYSGSQIGGGGGGGSAYGSYGSFSVGRSGSSGVSGHGSVSRRRNYS; encoded by the exons ATGGCTGGTCAGAGGAATAGTTACGGAAAACGAAATCATTCCCAGTCTGATTATTCTGAAAACGGAGGGAACAAACGAAGAAGTCATGGTGAGGACCGGGACCAGTTTGTCATAGATTCAGAAGATACCGTTTACCGGTATTTGTGCCCTGTTAAAAAGATTGGAAGTGTTATTGGAAGGGGAGGGGAGATTGTGAAGCAGTTAAGGATAGATACTAAATCAAAGATTAGAATTGGAGAAACAGTGCCTGGATCAGACGAGCGTGTCATAACAATCTACAGTGTGAGCAACGAGATCAATTCTTTGGAAGAAAGTAGTGATTATGTTTCTCCAGCTCAGGAGGCTTTGTTCAAAATCCACGATAGAGTTGTGGCCGATGACTTGATGGATGAGGACTCCGAAGGAGGAGGTCACCAAGTCACAGCAAGACTTCTTGTACCATCTGATCAAATTGGTTGTATTATTGGGAAAGGTGGGCAGATTGTCCAGAATATTCGCACTGAGACTGGGGCACAGGTTCGCATTCTTAAGGATGATCATTTACCACGTTGTGCTTTGAGTTCTGATGAACTTGTGCAG ATATCTGGTGAACCCTTGATTGTGAAGAAAGCCTTGTACCAGATTGCATCTCGGCTGCATGACAATCCATCACGATCTCAGCATCTACTCGCTTCTGCCATACCTGGTGTATATTCTTCTGGTGGTTCACTTATGGCTCCTACACATGGTGCCCCGATTATGGGATTAGCTCCATTGGTCAGTCCGTATGGAGGTTATAAAGGTGACAGTGGTAATTGGTCCAGGTCTTTATATTCAGCTCCAAGGGAAGATTTATCTTCAAAAGAATTTTCTCTTCGACTGATATGTCCAACTGAAAATATTGGAGGTGTCATTGGAAAGGGTGGAGCTATAATCAATCAGATTAGACAGGAGACTAAGGCTGCCATAAAAGTTGATAGTTCAGCTACTGAAGGAGATGATTGTTTgataaatatttcatcaaagGAG TTCTTTGAAGACTCATATTCTCCCACGCTGGAAGCTGCATTGCGCTTGCAACCAAGATGCAGTGAGAAAGTAGAAAGAGATTCTGGGATTATTTCATTCACAACCCGTCTGCTTGTGCCTACCTCACGAATTGGTTGCTTAATTGGTAAGGGTGGAGCTATCATTACCGAGTTGAGAAGGCTCACCAAGGCTAATATTCGAATACTGTCAAAGGAAAACCTCCCCAAGGTTGCCTTGGAAGATGATGAAATGGTGCAG ATATCTGGGGATATTGATGTTGCCAAGGAGGCTCTTGTACATATAGTGACCAGGCTTAGAGCCAACCTTTTTGATAGAGAAGGTGCTCTCTCAGCTGTTCTGCCTGTTCTGCCGTATCTTCCTCTATCAGCTGATGGTTCAGATAGTCTAAGTTATGATGGTAGAGAAGGTAAAAGACATGGGCGTGGGCATTCATATTCAAGTGGTTATGGGGGTTTCAGTGATTTGGCTGGTGGTGATGGTTATGGAAGCTACAGTGGCTCACAG attggtggtggtggtggtggtggtagtGCTTATGGGTCCTATGGAAGTTTTTCTGTGGGACGAAGTGGTAGTTCAGG GGTTTCTGGACATGGCAGTGTTTCTCGGAGGAGAAACTATTCCTAG